In Syntrophorhabdaceae bacterium, a single genomic region encodes these proteins:
- a CDS encoding type II toxin-antitoxin system VapC family toxin has product MRLLLDTHAFLWWIMDSPELSLRVRDAIRNPANELFLSVASAWEITIKVNLGRLHLPDRPDRFIPGQMAKNAIGSLPIEMSHALSVSRLPAIHRDPFDRIIIAQSMLEKIPIITRDADIGKYKAKTFW; this is encoded by the coding sequence ATGAGGCTTCTTCTCGATACCCACGCGTTCCTCTGGTGGATAATGGACAGCCCGGAACTGTCTTTGCGCGTGCGGGATGCCATCAGAAACCCTGCTAACGAGCTTTTTCTGAGCGTGGCTTCCGCCTGGGAGATAACGATAAAAGTCAACCTCGGAAGGCTTCACCTGCCGGACAGGCCTGATCGTTTTATTCCCGGTCAGATGGCAAAAAACGCGATAGGATCTCTGCCAATCGAGATGAGCCATGCCCTTTCCGTATCCCGGCTTCCGGCCATCCACCGAGATCCTTTCGACCGTATCATCATAGCCCAGTCGATGCTGGAGAAAATACCTATCATCACGCGGGATGCCGATATCGGCAAATACAAGGCGAAGACCTTTTGGTAA